A region from the Eulemur rufifrons isolate Redbay chromosome 21, OSU_ERuf_1, whole genome shotgun sequence genome encodes:
- the CDC45 gene encoding cell division control protein 45 homolog, translating into MFVSDFRKEFYEVVQSQRVLLFVASDVDALCACKILQALFQCDHVQYTLVPVAGWQELETAFLEHKAQFRYFILINCGANVDLLDILQPEEDTIFFVCDTHRPVNVVNVYNDTQIKLLIKQDDDLEVPAYDDIFRDEEHSGNDSDGSEPSGSEPSEKRTRLEEEILEQTRRRRQRREWEARRRDILFDYEQYEYHGTSSAMVMFDLAWMMSKDLNDMLWWAIVGLTDQWVQDKITQMKYVTDVGVLQRHVSRHNHRNEDEENTLSVDCTRVSFEYDLRLALYQHWSLHDSLCNTSYTAARFRLWSVHGQKRLQEFLADTGLPLKQVKQKFQSMDISLKENLREMIEESATKFGMKDMRIQTFSIHFGFKHKFLASDVVFATMSLMENPEKDGSGTDHFIQALDSLSRSNLDKLYLGLELAKKQLRATQQTIASCLCTNLVISQGPFLYCSLTEGTPDVALFSKPASLSLLSRHLLKSFVYSTKNRRCKLLPLVMAAPLNTEQGTVTVVGIPPETDSSDRKNFFGRAFEKAAESTSSRTLHNHFDLSVMELKAEDRSKFLDALVSLLS; encoded by the exons ATGTTCGTCTCCGATTTCCGCAAAGAGTTCTACGAGGTGGTCCAGAGCCAG AGGGTCCTTCTCTTCGTGGCCTCGGACGTGGATGCTCTGTGCGCTTGCAAGATCCTTCAG GCCCTGTTCCAGTGTGACCACGTGCAATACACTCTGGTTCCAGTTGCTGGGTGGCAAGAACTTGAAACTGCGTTTCTTGAGCATAAAGCACAG TTCCgttattttattctcataaacTGTGGAGCCAATGTAGACCTATTGGATATCCTTCAACCCGAGGAAGACACTATATTCTTTGTGTGTGATACCCACAGGCCAGTCAACGTTGTGAATGTGTACAATGACACTCAG atCAAATTACTCATTAAACAAGATGATGACCTGGAAGTTCCCGCCTACGATGACATCTTTAGGGATGAAGAGCATTCGGGAAATGACAGTGATGGATCAGAGCCTTCTGGGTCAGAGCCTTCCGAGAAGCGCACACGGTTAGAAGAG GAGATCCTGGAGCAAACTAGGAGGCGGCGGCAGCGGAGAGAGTGGGAGGCCCGGAG AAGAGACATCCTCTTTGACTACGAGCAGTATGAATATCATGGGACGTCA TCGGCCATGGTGATGTTTGACCTGGCGTGGATGATGTCTAAGGACCTGAATGACATGCTGTG GTGGGCCATCGTTGGACTTACAGACCAGTGGGTACAGGACAAGATCACCCA GATGAAATACGTGACTGACGTCGGCGTCCTGCAGCGCCACGTGTCCCGGCACAACCACCGGAACGAGGACGAGGAGAATACCCTCTCGGTGGATTGCACGCGGGTCTCCTTTGAGTACGA CCTCCGCCTGGCACTCTACCAGCACTGGTCCCTCCACGACAGCCTGTGCAACACAAGCTACACCGCAGCCAGGTTCAGGCTCTGGTCTGTGCATGGGCAGAAGCGGCTCCAGGAGTTCCTGGCAGACACGGG GCTTCCCCTGAAACAGGTGAAGCAGAAGTTCCAGTCCATGGACATCTCCTTGAAGGAGAATTTGCGAGAAATGATTGAAGAGTCTGCTACTAAATTTGG GATGAAGGACATGCGCATACAGACTTTCAGCATTCACTTTGGGTTCAAGCATAAGTTCCTGGCCAGCGATGTGGTCTTTGCCACCATGTCTCTGATGGAGAATCCCGAGAAGGACGGCTCAGGGACAGATCACTTCATTCAGGCTCTGGACAGTCTCTCCAG GAGCAACCTGGACAAGCTGTACCTGGGCCTGGAGCTCGCCAAGAAGCAGCTGCGAGCCACCCAGCAGACCATCGCCAGCTGCCTCTGCACCAACCTCGTCATCTCCCAGGGGCCTTTCCTCTACTGCTCCCTCACGGAG ggcactCCAGATGTGGCGCTGTTCTCCAAGCCGGCGTCCCTAAGCCTGCTCAGCCGACACCTGCTCAAGTCCTTTGTGTATTCG ACAAAGAACCGGCGCTGCAAGCTGCTGCCCCTGGTGATGGCCGCCCCGCTGAACACTGAGCAGGGCACAGTGACCGTGGTGGGCATCCCCCCGGAGACCGACAGCTCGGACAGGAAGAA CTTTTTTGGGCGGGCGTTTGAGAAGGCAGCGGAAAGCACCAGCTCCCGGACGCTGCATAACCATTTTGACCTCTCAG TGATGGAGCTGAAAGCTGAGGATCGGAGCAAATTTCTGGACGCGCTTGTTTCCCTCCTGTCCTGA
- the CLDN5 gene encoding claudin-5 has protein sequence MGSAALEILGLVLCLVGWVGLILACGLPMWQVTAFLDHNIVTAQTTWKGLWMSCVVQSTGHMQCKVYDSVLALSTEVQAARALTVSAVLLALVALFVTLAGAQCTTCVAQGPGKARVALTGGALYALCGLLALVPLCWFANIVVREFYDPTVPVSQKYELGAALYIGWAASALLMCGGGLVCCGAWVCAGGPDLSFPVKYSAPRRPTASGDYDKKNYV, from the coding sequence ATGGGGTCGGCAGCATTGGAGATCCTGGGCCTGGTACTGTGCCTGGTGGGCTGGGTGGGCCTGATCCTGGCGTGCGGGCTGCCCATGTGGCAGGTGACCGCCTTCCTGGACCACAACATCGTGACGGCGCAAACCACCTGGAAGGGGCTGTGGATGTCGTGTGTGGTGCAGAGCACTGGCCACATGCAGTGCAAGGTGTACGACTCGGTGCTGGCGCTGAGCACCGAGGTGCAGGCGGCGCGGGCGCTCACCGTGAGCGCCGTGCTGCTGGCGCTTGTCGCGCTCTTCGTGACCCTGGCGGGCGCGCAGTGCACCACCTGCGTGGCCCAGGGCCCGGGCAAGGCGCGCGTGGCCCTCACTGGCGGCGCGCTCTACGCGCTCTGCGGGCTGCTGGCGCTCGTGCCGCTCTGCTGGTTCGCCAACATCGTGGTCCGCGAGTTTTACGACCCGACGGTGCCCGTGTCGCAGAAGTACGAGCTGGGCGCGGCGCTGTACATCGGCTGGGCCGCCTCGGCGCTGCTCATGTGCGGCGGCGGGCTCGTGTGCTGCGGCGCCTGGGTCTGCGCCGGCGGCCCCGACCTCAGCTTTCCCGTCAAGTACTCGGCGCCGCGGCGGCCCACGGCCAGCGGCGACTACGACAAGAAGAACTACGTCTGA